One window of Dermacentor albipictus isolate Rhodes 1998 colony chromosome 9, USDA_Dalb.pri_finalv2, whole genome shotgun sequence genomic DNA carries:
- the LOC135911166 gene encoding BTB/POZ domain-containing protein KCTD9-like isoform X2: MSEHNSCFNLLSMEREQHAEEKTARVVVYRNGTNRDGKVFLVPGSLDELLKAISSKFGIRAKRLFTSRGGEIDDTSLIRDEETLFVSSGESFTDTSSASQPLACGNPDWVLLNVGGKHFATTRSTLVSKEPCSMLGRLFSKGADGVVWPSAKDSHGAYLVDRSPTYFEPLLNYLRHGQLILDRGVSPRGVLEEAKFYGIESVIPELERISQQSECDPGDCLPLTRQDVIRILTRTSHLSELRFQGVDLSGADLSRLDLRHINFKWANLRKCRLTWANLSYCCLERADLTLANLEGAQLVGAKMMCANMEAAHLRSCNMEDPAGNSANLEGVNLKDADLDGSQMAGVNLRVATLKNANLQNCHLRQAILAGADLENCNLSGSDLHEANLRGANLKDAVMELMLTPLHMAQAI; encoded by the exons ATGAGTGAACATAATTCTTGCTTCAATCTGTTATCAATGGAAAGGGAGCAGCACGCAGAAGAAAAGACTGCGCGAGTGGTTGTGTACCGAAACGGAACAAATCGCGACGGAAAG GTGTTTCTGGTTCCCGGATCTCTCGACGAGCTGCTCAAAGCTATCAGTTCCAAGTTCGGAATCCGAGCTAAACGTCTGTTCACTAGTAGAGGTGGAGAGATCGATGACACAAGTCTAATAAG GGACGAAGAAACCTTGTTTGTTTCATCTGGTGAAAGCTTTACTG ACACGTCATCAGCATCACAGCCCCTGGCCTGTGGTAACCCAGACTGGGTCTTGCTTAATGTGGGAGGAAAGCACTTCGCTACTACAAG AAGCACGTTGGTTTCCAAAGAGCCCTGCTCTATGCTTGGTCGTCTGTTCAGCAAAGGTGCTGATGGCGTAGTATGGCCAAGTGCCAAGGACAGCCACGGGGCTTACTTGGTTGATCGAAGCCCTACCTATTTTGAGCCATTGCTCAACTACCTTAGGCACGGGCAGCTTATTCTGGATCGAGGGGTTTCGCCACGGG GTGTCTTAGAAGAAGCAAAGTTTTATGGAATTGAGTCCGTCATTCCAGAGCTTGAACGGATTAGTCAG CAGAGTGAGTGTGATCCTGGTGACTGCCTTCCACTCACAAGGCAAGATGTGATTCGAATCCTCACCAGAACATCTCACCTGTCAGAACTTCGATTTCAG GGTGTGGATCTGTCGGGTGCAGACCTGTCTCGACTGGACTTGCGCCACATCAATTTCAAGTGGGCCAACCTGCGCAAATGTCGCCTAACGTGGGCCAACCTGAGTTACTGTTGCCTCGAGCGTGCTGACCTCACCTTGGCCAACCTCGAG GGTGCGCAACTAGTTGGGGCCAAAATGATGTGTGCCAACATGGAGGCAGCCCACCTACGCTCTTGTAACATGGAGGACCCTGCCGGAAACAGTGCCAACCTGGAAG GAGTGAATCTGAAGGATGCTGATCTGGATGGTAGCCAAATGGCAGGGGTGAACCTCAGAGTTGCAACACTCAAGAATGCAAATCTACAGAACTGCCATTTGCGTCAAGCCATCCTCGCTGGTGCTGATCTAGAG AACTGCAACTTGTCTGGAAGCGACCTACACGAAGCGAATCTTCGGGGTGCCAACCTCAAGGATGCTGTCATGGAGCTCATGTTGACACCACTGCACATGGCTCAGGCCATCTGA
- the LOC135911166 gene encoding BTB/POZ domain-containing protein KCTD9-like isoform X1: MSEHNSCFNLLSMEREQHAEEKTARVVVYRNGTNRDGKVFLVPGSLDELLKAISSKFGIRAKRLFTSRGGEIDDTSLIRDEETLFVSSGESFTDTSSASQPLACGNPDWVLLNVGGKHFATTRSTLVSKEPCSMLGRLFSKGADGVVWPSAKDSHGAYLVDRSPTYFEPLLNYLRHGQLILDRGVSPRGVLEEAKFYGIESVIPELERISQQSECDPGDCLPLTRQDVIRILTRTSHLSELRFQGVDLSGADLSRLDLRHINFKWANLRKCRLTWANLSYCCLERADLTLANLEKRLSPLHHFVANQGAQLVGAKMMCANMEAAHLRSCNMEDPAGNSANLEGVNLKDADLDGSQMAGVNLRVATLKNANLQNCHLRQAILAGADLENCNLSGSDLHEANLRGANLKDAVMELMLTPLHMAQAI; the protein is encoded by the exons ATGAGTGAACATAATTCTTGCTTCAATCTGTTATCAATGGAAAGGGAGCAGCACGCAGAAGAAAAGACTGCGCGAGTGGTTGTGTACCGAAACGGAACAAATCGCGACGGAAAG GTGTTTCTGGTTCCCGGATCTCTCGACGAGCTGCTCAAAGCTATCAGTTCCAAGTTCGGAATCCGAGCTAAACGTCTGTTCACTAGTAGAGGTGGAGAGATCGATGACACAAGTCTAATAAG GGACGAAGAAACCTTGTTTGTTTCATCTGGTGAAAGCTTTACTG ACACGTCATCAGCATCACAGCCCCTGGCCTGTGGTAACCCAGACTGGGTCTTGCTTAATGTGGGAGGAAAGCACTTCGCTACTACAAG AAGCACGTTGGTTTCCAAAGAGCCCTGCTCTATGCTTGGTCGTCTGTTCAGCAAAGGTGCTGATGGCGTAGTATGGCCAAGTGCCAAGGACAGCCACGGGGCTTACTTGGTTGATCGAAGCCCTACCTATTTTGAGCCATTGCTCAACTACCTTAGGCACGGGCAGCTTATTCTGGATCGAGGGGTTTCGCCACGGG GTGTCTTAGAAGAAGCAAAGTTTTATGGAATTGAGTCCGTCATTCCAGAGCTTGAACGGATTAGTCAG CAGAGTGAGTGTGATCCTGGTGACTGCCTTCCACTCACAAGGCAAGATGTGATTCGAATCCTCACCAGAACATCTCACCTGTCAGAACTTCGATTTCAG GGTGTGGATCTGTCGGGTGCAGACCTGTCTCGACTGGACTTGCGCCACATCAATTTCAAGTGGGCCAACCTGCGCAAATGTCGCCTAACGTGGGCCAACCTGAGTTACTGTTGCCTCGAGCGTGCTGACCTCACCTTGGCCAACCTCGAG aaaaggctttcaCCTCTTCACCATTTTGTTGCCAATCAGGGTGCGCAACTAGTTGGGGCCAAAATGATGTGTGCCAACATGGAGGCAGCCCACCTACGCTCTTGTAACATGGAGGACCCTGCCGGAAACAGTGCCAACCTGGAAG GAGTGAATCTGAAGGATGCTGATCTGGATGGTAGCCAAATGGCAGGGGTGAACCTCAGAGTTGCAACACTCAAGAATGCAAATCTACAGAACTGCCATTTGCGTCAAGCCATCCTCGCTGGTGCTGATCTAGAG AACTGCAACTTGTCTGGAAGCGACCTACACGAAGCGAATCTTCGGGGTGCCAACCTCAAGGATGCTGTCATGGAGCTCATGTTGACACCACTGCACATGGCTCAGGCCATCTGA